One segment of Bradyrhizobium sp. CB2312 DNA contains the following:
- a CDS encoding anti-sigma factor has product MNQRPITEDDLHAYVDQVLEPERRAEVVSYLDDHPDVASRVAAFATQREQLRGALASIADEPLPAELNLSHIIEGRKRRPLRLWGAIAAMLLLGIGGLGGWTMRSVLQDGSSGLSALAQEAAYTYGVYAPDRVRPVEIRASDSAELVRWASNRLKQPVKVPDLSVSGYRLMGGRVVATSHGPAAMFMYDDDRGDRLVVLTRPMSNRNLDTPMMPQSTGDVAGFVWAESGMGYTLVGQLPGDTLKPIASEIRKQARPI; this is encoded by the coding sequence ATGAACCAGCGGCCGATCACGGAAGACGATCTGCACGCCTATGTGGACCAGGTGCTCGAGCCCGAGCGTCGCGCGGAGGTCGTATCCTATCTCGATGATCATCCGGATGTCGCCAGTCGCGTTGCCGCCTTCGCCACCCAGCGCGAGCAGTTGCGTGGCGCGCTGGCGTCGATCGCCGACGAGCCGCTGCCGGCGGAGTTGAACCTGTCGCACATCATCGAGGGCCGGAAGCGGCGTCCGCTCCGGCTATGGGGCGCGATCGCGGCGATGTTGCTGCTCGGCATCGGCGGTCTCGGCGGATGGACCATGCGCAGCGTGTTGCAGGATGGTTCGAGCGGACTGTCCGCATTGGCGCAGGAGGCAGCCTATACTTATGGCGTTTACGCACCGGATCGCGTACGGCCGGTCGAGATACGTGCGTCCGACAGCGCCGAGCTCGTACGATGGGCGTCCAACAGGCTGAAGCAGCCGGTCAAGGTGCCGGACCTCTCCGTCTCCGGTTATCGGCTGATGGGTGGCCGCGTCGTCGCGACCTCGCATGGCCCGGCTGCGATGTTCATGTACGACGACGATCGCGGCGACCGTCTCGTCGTGCTGACGCGCCCGATGAGCAACCGCAATCTGGATACGCCGATGATGCCGCAATCAACCGGCGATGTTGCGGGCTTCGTGTGGGCGGAGAGCGGCATGGGTTACACGCTCGTCGGCCAGCTTCCGGGGGACACCCTCAAGCCAATCGCGAGCGAGATCCGCAAGCAGGCGCGCCCGATCTAG
- a CDS encoding DUF305 domain-containing protein: MPPLAFAHEAHPAAPPAAQSAEERAFLEENEAAMTKMMNDMAVKPTGDVDRDFVAMMNPHHQGAIDMAVIELRYGKNEQLRRIAQEIIVDQMQEIAAMKLAIGEPATDTTPAPTQSAPVPVAAGHHHPGMQMDMSNGMKK, translated from the coding sequence ATGCCTCCGCTCGCGTTCGCGCATGAAGCCCATCCAGCCGCCCCGCCGGCCGCGCAAAGTGCGGAAGAACGGGCGTTCCTGGAAGAAAACGAAGCCGCCATGACCAAGATGATGAACGACATGGCGGTCAAGCCGACCGGTGATGTCGACCGCGACTTCGTCGCGATGATGAACCCGCATCATCAGGGCGCGATCGACATGGCGGTGATCGAACTGCGCTACGGCAAGAACGAGCAGTTGCGGCGCATCGCCCAGGAAATCATCGTCGACCAGATGCAGGAGATCGCGGCCATGAAGCTCGCCATTGGCGAGCCTGCCACGGACACCACACCTGCTCCGACCCAGTCGGCACCCGTTCCCGTCGCTGCCGGCCATCATCATCCGGGCATGCAGATGGACATGTCCAATGGAATGAAGAAGTAG
- a CDS encoding ABC transporter ATP-binding protein, whose protein sequence is MPSKLAISYAHVTKSFGLLKAVDDVSLDIDEGEFVAIVGGSGSGKTTLLRLANRLIEADAGTITVEGEDVLNVDPVALRRRIGYVFQSGGLFPHLSVADNIGITPRLLGAPAADIAVRVDELLELVQLDRSAHRDRLPEALSGGQRQRVGVARALAARPRIVLMDEPFGALDPLTRDALGDDYRALHKKLGLTTVMITHDMTEAILLADRIAVMRGGKLLAQGTPAELSKSSDAYVLELLRTPRRQVERLNALLPQSGAA, encoded by the coding sequence ATGCCTTCCAAGCTGGCCATCAGCTACGCCCACGTCACCAAGAGCTTTGGCCTGCTCAAGGCCGTGGATGACGTCTCGCTCGACATTGACGAGGGCGAGTTCGTGGCCATCGTCGGCGGCTCGGGCTCGGGCAAGACCACGTTGCTGCGGCTCGCCAACCGGCTGATCGAGGCCGATGCCGGCACCATCACGGTCGAAGGCGAGGACGTGCTAAACGTCGATCCGGTCGCACTGCGGCGACGGATCGGCTATGTCTTCCAGAGCGGCGGGCTATTCCCGCATTTGAGCGTCGCCGACAATATCGGGATCACGCCAAGATTGCTGGGCGCGCCAGCGGCGGATATCGCGGTGCGGGTCGACGAGCTGCTCGAGCTCGTGCAGCTCGACCGCAGCGCCCATCGCGACCGCCTCCCCGAAGCGCTCTCGGGCGGTCAGCGGCAGCGCGTCGGAGTGGCGCGGGCGCTGGCGGCGCGCCCGCGCATCGTGTTGATGGACGAGCCGTTCGGCGCGCTCGATCCCCTCACCCGCGATGCGCTCGGTGACGACTATCGCGCGCTGCACAAGAAGCTCGGCCTGACCACCGTCATGATCACGCACGACATGACCGAGGCCATCCTGCTGGCCGACCGCATCGCGGTGATGCGCGGCGGCAAGCTGCTGGCGCAGGGCACACCGGCGGAGCTGTCCAAGAGCAGCGACGCCTATGTGCTGGAGCTGCTGCGCACGCCGCGGCGCCAGGTCGAGCGGCTGAACGCGCTGCTGCCGCAGAGCGGTGCGGCATGA
- a CDS encoding ABC transporter ATP-binding protein, giving the protein MTTPTAVALEDAKVAFRLGDGRVYTAVEKAHLTVAQGEFVAIVGPTGCGKSTLLNVAAGLLKPAAGNVKIFDRPLAGLNRDAGYLFQADALFPWKTALDNVAIGLEIKGTPRAEALPRAQKWLTSVGLGAFAGRYPHMLSGGQRKRVALAQVLIRDPKILLMDEPFGPLDAQTRQVMGNLLLDLWNADRKAVLFVTHDLEEAIALADRVVIMSAGPSSRIIGDWRVSLPRPRDIFEVRLDKEFHALHREIWSVLKDEVMKGYAQSTHAAEAV; this is encoded by the coding sequence ATGACAACGCCCACGGCAGTGGCGCTGGAAGATGCCAAGGTTGCGTTCCGGCTCGGGGACGGGCGGGTCTATACGGCGGTGGAGAAGGCGCATCTTACGGTGGCACAGGGCGAGTTCGTTGCCATCGTCGGCCCGACCGGCTGCGGGAAATCGACGCTGCTCAACGTCGCGGCCGGTCTGCTCAAGCCTGCCGCCGGCAACGTCAAGATTTTCGACCGGCCGCTGGCAGGGCTGAACCGGGATGCCGGCTACCTGTTCCAGGCCGATGCGCTGTTCCCCTGGAAGACCGCGCTCGACAATGTCGCGATTGGGCTCGAGATCAAAGGCACGCCGCGTGCCGAGGCGCTGCCGCGGGCGCAGAAATGGCTGACCTCGGTTGGTCTTGGCGCCTTCGCCGGCCGCTATCCGCACATGCTCTCCGGCGGCCAGCGCAAGCGCGTGGCACTGGCCCAGGTGCTGATCCGCGATCCAAAGATCCTGCTGATGGACGAGCCGTTCGGGCCGCTCGATGCGCAGACCCGCCAGGTGATGGGCAATCTGCTGCTCGACCTCTGGAACGCCGACCGCAAGGCCGTGCTGTTCGTCACCCATGATCTCGAAGAGGCGATCGCGCTCGCCGATCGCGTGGTGATCATGTCGGCCGGGCCGTCCTCGCGGATCATCGGCGACTGGCGCGTGAGCCTGCCGCGCCCGCGTGATATCTTCGAGGTGCGGCTCGACAAGGAGTTCCACGCCCTCCATCGCGAGATCTGGAGCGTGCTGAAGGACGAGGTGATGAAGGGTTACGCGCAATCCACTCACGCGGCGGAGGCGGTCTGA
- a CDS encoding sulfatase-like hydrolase/transferase, with protein sequence MASAPNPGPSAATAVLASVAALGIWRLLAVAVPHLAALALMYETETDFGSRLSFALAWGILNFFWITLLRRPALSGALSLTMVVVLVLLSRLKHDVVQMTVNFIDLMMIDRDTVAFLFTIFPNLRWSVIGAGLVTLPLMYALWWLDPFRIRRLPALACKLACLAALVGYSLYHPDEAWRGYYDDGYLSKFFRSGVAAVSDFAQYGFMESAASTNERLNMPLVDACHPAGRRPNIIMIHDESSFDIRAADGIKVPVGYGSHFKSWDGRQRTFLAESNGGPSWFTEYNVLAGLSSRSFGRFAYFVTRIASNRVERGLPLALRRCGYDTMSLYPAHGGFMGARSFQLTTGVERFLDAKDLGARDVEPDSFFYDKALQLMGQQPPNKPLFTFIYLGANHFPWETRYRPDLLPSWRAPGNVPSIDEYLRRQAMSAEQYKAFVAGLKKNFPGEPFLIVRYGDHQPEFAPNLLEPGLDEGAIGKKLDAYDPRLYATYYAIDAVNFAPVKTEAVMDTVDGPYLPLVIQEAAGIPLDPSFAEQKQIMLRCKGIFYGCKDGAEARRLNRLLINAGMIRGL encoded by the coding sequence ATGGCGTCCGCGCCCAATCCAGGTCCTTCTGCCGCCACCGCCGTGCTGGCGAGCGTCGCCGCGCTCGGCATCTGGCGGCTGCTCGCGGTCGCGGTGCCGCATCTCGCCGCGCTGGCGCTGATGTACGAGACCGAGACCGATTTCGGCTCGCGTCTCTCCTTCGCGCTGGCCTGGGGCATCCTCAACTTCTTCTGGATCACGCTGCTGCGGCGGCCGGCGCTGTCGGGCGCGCTGTCGCTGACCATGGTCGTCGTGCTGGTGCTACTGTCGCGCCTCAAGCACGACGTGGTGCAGATGACGGTCAACTTCATCGACCTGATGATGATCGACCGCGACACCGTCGCGTTCCTGTTCACGATCTTCCCGAACCTGCGCTGGTCGGTGATCGGGGCCGGCCTCGTCACGCTGCCGCTGATGTACGCGCTGTGGTGGCTCGATCCGTTCCGGATCCGGCGCCTGCCCGCGCTCGCCTGCAAGCTCGCCTGTCTTGCCGCGCTGGTCGGCTATTCGCTCTATCATCCTGATGAGGCCTGGCGCGGCTATTACGACGACGGCTATCTCTCGAAGTTCTTCCGCTCCGGCGTCGCCGCGGTCTCCGATTTCGCGCAATACGGCTTCATGGAGTCGGCGGCCTCGACCAATGAGCGGCTCAACATGCCGCTGGTCGATGCCTGCCATCCCGCCGGCCGCCGGCCGAACATCATCATGATCCATGATGAATCGAGCTTCGACATCCGCGCCGCTGATGGCATCAAGGTGCCGGTAGGTTATGGCAGCCATTTCAAGTCCTGGGACGGCAGGCAGCGCACCTTCCTAGCGGAAAGCAATGGCGGGCCGAGCTGGTTCACCGAATACAACGTGCTCGCGGGACTCTCCTCGCGTTCGTTCGGCCGCTTCGCCTATTTCGTGACGCGCATCGCCTCGAACCGCGTCGAGCGCGGCCTGCCGCTGGCGCTGCGCCGCTGCGGCTACGATACGATGTCGCTCTATCCCGCCCATGGCGGCTTCATGGGCGCGCGCAGCTTTCAGCTGACGACCGGCGTCGAGCGCTTCCTCGACGCGAAGGACCTCGGCGCCAGGGATGTCGAGCCCGACAGCTTCTTCTATGACAAGGCGCTGCAGCTGATGGGCCAGCAGCCGCCGAACAAGCCGCTGTTCACCTTCATCTATCTCGGCGCCAATCATTTCCCCTGGGAGACGCGCTACCGTCCGGACCTGCTGCCGAGCTGGCGTGCGCCGGGCAATGTGCCGTCCATCGACGAATATCTGCGCCGCCAGGCGATGAGCGCCGAGCAGTACAAGGCGTTCGTCGCGGGGCTGAAGAAGAACTTTCCGGGCGAGCCGTTCCTGATCGTGCGCTATGGCGATCATCAGCCGGAATTCGCGCCGAACCTGCTCGAGCCCGGGCTCGACGAGGGCGCGATCGGCAAGAAGCTCGACGCCTACGATCCGCGCCTCTACGCGACTTATTACGCGATCGATGCCGTCAATTTCGCGCCGGTCAAAACCGAGGCCGTGATGGACACGGTCGACGGCCCCTATCTGCCGCTGGTGATCCAGGAGGCCGCCGGCATCCCGCTCGATCCGTCCTTCGCCGAACAGAAGCAGATCATGCTCCGCTGCAAGGGCATCTTCTACGGCTGCAAGGACGGCGCTGAGGCGCGGCGGTTGAATCGGCTGCTGATCAATGCCGGGATGATCCGGGGGCTGTGA
- a CDS encoding sigma-70 family RNA polymerase sigma factor: protein MKDMLVQVEPLIPALRRYARALVRERAAADDLVQDCLERAVSRWHQRRDGSVRAWLFTILHNLAVSQFRQATARGRHMPIDDAGEQELVSAAAQEQRLIYQDVLSKLAKLPDEQRAVLLLVAVEDLSYAAAAAVLNVPVGTVMSRLSRARERLQQEMDGVAPGNVVALRSLK from the coding sequence ATGAAGGACATGCTGGTTCAGGTCGAACCGCTGATCCCTGCGCTTCGTCGCTATGCGCGTGCGCTCGTGCGCGAGCGCGCGGCGGCTGACGATCTGGTCCAGGATTGCCTGGAGCGTGCCGTCAGCCGCTGGCATCAACGGCGCGACGGCAGCGTGCGTGCCTGGCTGTTCACCATCCTCCACAATCTGGCGGTCAGCCAATTTCGCCAGGCCACAGCACGAGGCAGGCATATGCCGATCGACGATGCAGGCGAGCAGGAGCTCGTCAGTGCGGCGGCGCAGGAGCAGAGGCTGATCTATCAGGATGTCCTGAGCAAGCTTGCAAAGCTCCCGGACGAGCAGCGGGCCGTGCTGTTGCTCGTCGCGGTCGAAGATCTCTCCTATGCGGCCGCTGCGGCAGTTCTCAACGTCCCGGTCGGTACGGTAATGTCACGCCTGTCGCGCGCGCGGGAGAGGCTGCAGCAGGAGATGGATGGCGTTGCACCGGGGAATGTCGTGGCATTGCGGAGCTTGAAATGA
- a CDS encoding YncE family protein, which translates to MSMSRSNMMKSIFLAATMLATDSAAWAGQAPGALSAPDIPVSHHDRVYAAEQFSNTVSVTDPVDNKLLGVIRLGDPQPGSFSPLYKGQVLVHGMGFSPDHKTLAVVSIGSNSVTFIDTATNGVKHITYVGRSPHEAFFTPDGKEVWVTVRGENYISVIDPVSFKEKTRITTPNGPGMQIFSPDGKYGYICSSFNPETDVVAVAEHKIIAKVKQESPFCPNIAATPDGSQVWFTLKDVGRTQVFNAKPPFNAIKTIDTGPITNHVNFAHTAKGTFAYVTIGGLNEVKVFRTDDFSLVATIPVGNLPHGVWPSGDGTRIYVGLENADALVAIDTATNTVVGNVPIGQAPQAIAYVPNAAPNPDDRENLQALGVAGQVAHLSLASKDGTKDGKAPTSVSLFDQGLIQILQASVTGLQPKQKYVLALAEHGDGSGPLQPLAAFMTNPAGSAIVNAAGPIRQIVDQSAAAAKRYLVIAAGDAAAPGEAVQIEVQ; encoded by the coding sequence ATGTCCATGTCACGAAGCAATATGATGAAGAGCATCTTCCTGGCCGCCACCATGCTCGCCACGGACTCTGCCGCATGGGCAGGGCAGGCGCCCGGCGCACTGTCCGCCCCCGATATTCCGGTCAGCCACCACGACCGCGTCTACGCCGCGGAACAGTTCTCGAACACCGTCTCAGTCACCGACCCCGTCGACAACAAGCTGCTTGGCGTGATCCGGCTGGGCGACCCGCAGCCCGGCAGTTTCAGCCCGCTCTACAAGGGGCAGGTGCTGGTGCACGGCATGGGCTTCTCGCCCGATCACAAGACGCTCGCCGTCGTGTCGATCGGCTCGAATTCGGTGACGTTCATCGACACCGCGACCAACGGGGTCAAGCACATCACCTATGTCGGACGATCGCCGCACGAGGCGTTCTTCACCCCCGACGGCAAGGAGGTCTGGGTCACCGTGCGCGGCGAGAACTATATCTCCGTCATCGACCCCGTCAGCTTCAAGGAGAAGACCCGCATCACGACGCCGAACGGGCCGGGCATGCAGATCTTCTCACCAGACGGCAAGTACGGCTACATCTGCTCGTCGTTCAATCCCGAGACCGACGTCGTCGCGGTGGCCGAGCACAAGATCATCGCCAAGGTGAAGCAGGAAAGCCCGTTCTGCCCGAACATCGCGGCGACGCCGGATGGAAGCCAGGTCTGGTTCACGCTGAAGGACGTCGGCCGTACGCAGGTGTTCAATGCCAAGCCCCCGTTCAACGCGATCAAGACGATCGACACCGGTCCGATCACCAATCACGTCAACTTCGCGCATACCGCCAAGGGAACGTTCGCCTATGTCACCATCGGCGGCCTGAACGAAGTGAAGGTGTTCCGCACCGACGACTTCTCGCTTGTCGCCACGATCCCGGTTGGCAATCTGCCGCACGGTGTCTGGCCGTCCGGCGACGGCACCAGGATCTATGTGGGACTTGAGAACGCCGATGCGCTGGTGGCCATCGACACGGCGACCAACACGGTGGTCGGGAACGTTCCGATCGGCCAGGCGCCGCAGGCGATCGCGTATGTTCCAAATGCTGCGCCCAACCCCGATGACCGCGAGAATCTTCAGGCACTCGGCGTTGCCGGCCAGGTGGCTCACCTGTCGCTCGCCTCGAAAGATGGTACAAAGGACGGCAAGGCGCCGACCAGCGTGTCGCTGTTCGACCAAGGCCTGATTCAGATCTTGCAGGCGTCGGTGACGGGACTGCAGCCCAAGCAGAAATATGTGCTCGCGCTGGCGGAGCATGGCGACGGAAGTGGACCGTTGCAGCCGCTGGCGGCGTTCATGACCAATCCGGCCGGATCCGCTATCGTCAATGCGGCCGGCCCGATCCGACAGATCGTCGATCAGTCTGCCGCAGCCGCAAAGCGCTACCTGGTGATTGCTGCGGGCGATGCGGCCGCGCCCGGCGAGGCCGTTCAGATCGAGGTGCAATGA
- a CDS encoding glycine betaine ABC transporter substrate-binding protein, with protein sequence MSLLNDPRWGEALAHLPDYLGNHVRVSLAALALGLAVSLPLAILTRNSPAPRAVLLALASVVQTVPGLALLALFYPLLLLAASVTLSWFGVSFSAFGFLPAMLALALYSMLPVLRNGITGLNGIDPALIEAAKGVGMTARQSLVMVELPLALPVMMAGIRTAAVWVIGTATLSTPIGQTSLGNFIFAGLQTQNWVFVLFGCLASALLALAVDQLLGLIESGLRRRRRVRTALGGIGIAALVATTLVPTMARSPQNYVVGAKTFAEQYVLSALLRDRLQAAGLSATARSGLGSSVIFEALKAGDIDLYVDYSGTLWANQLHRTDIKPRAELLADLKTALAKHNITLLGELGFENAYALVMPRKRAEALHIRSIADLAAHAPAMSMAGDYEFFSRPEWAALQKAYGLSFRAQRQMQPDFMYAAVASGEVDVIAGYTSDGLIAKYDLVVLDDPRHAIPPYDAILLLAPKRAGDEKLQAALKPLLGKIDIATMREANLRASGNDANSSPDAVAKWLWGKVGER encoded by the coding sequence ATGAGCCTCCTCAATGATCCGCGCTGGGGCGAGGCGCTGGCGCATTTGCCCGACTATCTCGGCAACCATGTGCGGGTGAGCCTCGCCGCGCTGGCGCTCGGTCTCGCGGTCAGTCTGCCGCTGGCGATTCTCACGCGCAACAGCCCGGCGCCGCGCGCGGTCCTGCTCGCGCTCGCCAGCGTCGTGCAGACGGTACCGGGGCTGGCGCTGCTTGCACTGTTCTATCCGCTGCTGCTGCTAGCTGCCTCGGTCACGCTCTCCTGGTTCGGCGTCTCCTTCTCCGCGTTCGGCTTCCTGCCGGCGATGCTGGCGCTGGCGCTCTATTCGATGCTGCCGGTGCTGCGCAACGGCATCACCGGCCTCAACGGTATCGATCCGGCGCTGATCGAGGCTGCCAAGGGTGTCGGCATGACCGCGCGGCAGTCGCTCGTCATGGTCGAACTGCCGCTGGCACTGCCGGTGATGATGGCGGGCATCCGCACCGCCGCGGTGTGGGTGATCGGCACCGCGACGCTCTCGACACCGATCGGGCAGACCAGCCTCGGCAATTTCATCTTTGCCGGGCTTCAGACCCAAAACTGGGTGTTCGTGCTGTTCGGCTGCCTTGCCTCGGCACTGCTGGCGCTCGCCGTCGATCAGCTGCTCGGCCTGATCGAAAGCGGCTTGCGCCGGCGCCGCCGCGTGCGCACCGCGCTCGGCGGTATTGGAATTGCGGCGCTGGTCGCCACGACGCTGGTGCCGACGATGGCGCGCTCGCCGCAAAACTATGTCGTCGGCGCCAAGACCTTTGCCGAGCAATATGTGCTGTCGGCCCTGCTCCGCGACCGCCTCCAGGCGGCAGGTCTCTCCGCCACTGCGCGGTCGGGCCTCGGCTCCAGCGTAATCTTCGAGGCGCTGAAGGCCGGCGACATCGACCTCTATGTCGACTATTCCGGGACGCTCTGGGCCAATCAGCTGCACCGCACCGACATCAAGCCCCGCGCGGAACTGCTGGCTGACCTGAAGACGGCGCTCGCCAAGCACAACATCACCCTGCTCGGCGAGCTCGGCTTCGAGAATGCCTATGCGCTGGTGATGCCGAGGAAGCGCGCCGAGGCGCTTCACATCCGCAGCATCGCCGATCTCGCCGCACACGCGCCGGCGATGTCGATGGCCGGCGACTACGAGTTCTTCTCACGGCCCGAATGGGCCGCCCTGCAAAAGGCCTATGGCCTCTCGTTCCGCGCCCAGCGCCAGATGCAGCCGGACTTCATGTATGCGGCGGTCGCCAGCGGCGAGGTCGACGTGATCGCCGGCTACACCAGCGACGGGCTGATCGCGAAATACGATCTTGTCGTGCTCGACGATCCCCGGCACGCGATCCCGCCTTACGACGCGATCCTGCTGCTGGCGCCAAAGCGCGCCGGCGATGAGAAATTGCAGGCCGCGCTCAAGCCGTTGCTCGGCAAGATCGACATCGCCACCATGCGCGAGGCAAACCTGCGCGCCAGCGGCAATGATGCGAATTCATCGCCGGATGCGGTGGCGAAGTGGCTGTGGGGGAAGGTGGGTGAACGTTAA
- a CDS encoding TetR/AcrR family transcriptional regulator has product MPARQPSKPRARRNSAEARPYHHGDLRRVLIDAALQLAEEGAEVSVREAARRAAVSPGAPFRHFPNRDALMAAVAEEAQRRFRAEIEVALGEAPAADPLGRFRAFGLAYLRWAMRNPAHFEIISTGRYFAHGSSKELTRDNAELIALTEQMLADAASQGLLRSADLKRIQIAGRALVYGFARMNLDGHFPRWGVAAGEVDRMAEAVIDLFIAGIAKA; this is encoded by the coding sequence ATGCCCGCCCGACAGCCGTCCAAACCGCGTGCCCGCCGCAACAGCGCTGAAGCCCGGCCCTATCATCACGGCGACCTCCGCCGCGTACTGATCGATGCCGCGTTGCAACTGGCAGAAGAGGGGGCCGAGGTCTCGGTGCGCGAGGCTGCGCGCCGTGCCGCGGTGTCGCCGGGGGCGCCATTCCGGCACTTCCCGAACCGCGATGCCCTCATGGCGGCGGTGGCCGAGGAGGCGCAGCGGCGCTTTCGCGCCGAGATCGAGGTGGCGCTGGGCGAGGCGCCGGCCGCCGATCCGCTCGGCCGCTTCCGCGCCTTCGGCCTTGCCTATCTGCGCTGGGCGATGCGCAACCCCGCGCATTTCGAGATCATCTCCACCGGGCGCTATTTCGCCCATGGCAGCTCCAAGGAGCTGACCCGCGACAATGCCGAGCTGATCGCGCTGACCGAGCAGATGCTGGCTGACGCCGCTAGCCAAGGCCTCCTGCGGTCGGCCGACCTCAAGCGCATCCAGATCGCCGGCCGCGCCCTGGTCTATGGCTTCGCCCGCATGAATCTGGACGGCCACTTTCCGCGCTGGGGCGTGGCGGCGGGCGAGGTCGACCGGATGGCGGAAGCGGTGATCGACCTGTTCATCGCCGGGATCGCGAAGGCCTAG
- a CDS encoding ABC transporter permease, whose translation MSRPTLFALQVLVAVVCIVLWQVLSTVPVFGKILLPPFFFSNPFDVFSQIVKWFASGVIWKHLGITLAESILAFVIGSLGGVLVGFWFARQPIVAAVFDPYVKMVNALPRVVLAPIFALWLGLGIWSKVALGVTLVFFIVFFNVYQGVKEVSRTVLDNGRMLGMSERQLMQHVYWPSALSWMFSSLHTSVGFAVVGAVVGEYLGSAAGLGYLIQQAEGVFDVAGVFAGMFVLSVFVILIDFGVTLVERRLLVWRPTVDGRG comes from the coding sequence ATGTCGCGCCCGACGCTGTTTGCGCTGCAAGTCCTGGTCGCGGTCGTCTGCATCGTGCTGTGGCAGGTGCTGTCGACCGTTCCCGTGTTCGGCAAGATCCTGCTGCCGCCGTTCTTCTTCTCCAACCCGTTCGACGTCTTCAGCCAGATCGTGAAATGGTTCGCCTCCGGCGTGATATGGAAGCATCTCGGCATCACGCTCGCCGAGTCCATCCTCGCCTTCGTGATCGGATCGCTCGGTGGCGTTCTTGTCGGCTTCTGGTTCGCGCGCCAGCCGATCGTCGCCGCGGTGTTCGATCCCTACGTGAAGATGGTCAACGCGTTGCCGCGCGTCGTGCTCGCGCCGATCTTCGCGCTGTGGCTCGGCCTCGGCATCTGGTCCAAGGTCGCGCTCGGCGTGACGCTGGTGTTCTTCATCGTCTTCTTCAACGTCTATCAGGGCGTCAAGGAGGTCAGCCGCACCGTCCTCGATAACGGCCGCATGCTCGGCATGAGCGAGCGGCAGCTGATGCAGCACGTCTATTGGCCCTCGGCACTGTCCTGGATGTTCTCCTCGCTGCACACCTCGGTCGGCTTCGCCGTGGTCGGCGCTGTCGTCGGCGAATATCTGGGATCGGCGGCGGGGCTCGGCTATCTCATCCAGCAGGCCGAGGGCGTGTTCGACGTCGCCGGCGTCTTCGCCGGCATGTTCGTGCTGTCGGTCTTCGTCATCCTGATCGATTTCGGGGTGACGCTGGTTGAGCGCAGGCTGCTGGTGTGGCGGCCGACGGTGGACGGGCGCGGCTGA
- a CDS encoding cupin domain-containing protein produces the protein MNRLAAGLSLAAAFAAGCGANQLLRPALAADNVTAQIIHTGEMEGDALGPANNVGFRSKMFASADGATISIQVGNVPKHMHPNTNEIQYILDGTGTIWLGDKEVTVKPGDLVIIPKGTAHGGTKPISGQVKAIAIKTPPQAPDDTKLLD, from the coding sequence ATGAATCGTCTTGCTGCCGGCCTGTCGCTCGCCGCCGCCTTTGCCGCCGGATGCGGCGCAAACCAGCTGCTCCGGCCGGCGCTCGCCGCCGACAACGTCACCGCGCAGATCATCCATACCGGCGAGATGGAGGGCGATGCGCTCGGGCCCGCCAACAATGTCGGCTTCCGCTCGAAGATGTTCGCGAGCGCCGACGGCGCCACGATCTCGATCCAGGTCGGCAACGTGCCCAAGCACATGCATCCCAACACCAACGAGATCCAGTACATCCTGGACGGCACTGGGACGATCTGGCTCGGCGACAAGGAGGTCACGGTGAAGCCCGGCGACCTCGTCATCATCCCGAAGGGAACCGCGCATGGCGGCACCAAGCCGATCAGCGGCCAGGTCAAGGCCATCGCGATCAAGACGCCGCCGCAGGCGCCCGATGATACCAAGCTGCTGGATTGA